TCGCGGGCGAGTGCATCGAAGCCGTCGGGCTCGAGCTCGGGCGACAAGGGCTCGGGCGACAAGGGCGACAAGGGCTTGGGTTCGGGTTCGGGCTCCTCGTCCGGTGGCGACACGTCAGGCGCCTCGGGCTCCTCGGGCTCGTCGGGTGCGGCGTCGAAGGGCACGGGTGCCGGGTCGTCCTCCTCGGGGTCCTCGTCCTCGTCCGGGTCATCGGGCTCGGGCTCCTCGTCCGGTGGCTCGGGCTCGTCGTCCACATCCTCCTGACGACGCGACGGCCGGACGGCCGTCGTCCACAGGCCCGTCG
This is a stretch of genomic DNA from Terracoccus luteus. It encodes these proteins:
- a CDS encoding FmdB family zinc ribbon protein, which codes for MPTYSYACTSCSHAFDIRQSFTDDTLTFCPECGEHTLRKVIHPVGIAFKGSGFYKTDSRASASKPSGSSSGDKGSGDKGDKGLGSGSGSSSGGDTSGASGSSGSSGAASKGTGAGSSSSGSSSSSGSSGSGSSSGGSGSSSTSS